In Panicum virgatum strain AP13 chromosome 4N, P.virgatum_v5, whole genome shotgun sequence, a single window of DNA contains:
- the LOC120671130 gene encoding ribosome-associated molecular chaperone SSB1-like isoform X5: MAGRSHLGQPRPCRCSVRSAAPRAPAAAALLDSTGGASDLFKKTLGPVKKAIADAKLKKTDIDEIGLSGGSTRIPKVPELLTELFDGKELNKRINPDEAVAYGAAVQGSIISGEGGADQQGQDDQQRLLARPTAVLDSAVCAWTRWRSVPGPAPVASARWSLRLVLYRDATTGEPTVVNIDSLGGKM; encoded by the exons ATGGCCGGCCGCTCGCACCTCGGGCAGCCGCGGCCGTGTCGCTGCTCGGTTCGGTCGGCCGCGCCTCGGgcccccgcggccgcggcgttgCTCGACTCGACCGGCGGCGCCTCGGACCTCTTCAAGAAGACGCTCGGACCCGTCAAGAAGGCCATCGCGGACGCCAAGCTCAAGAAGACCGACATCGACGAGATCGGGCTCAGCGGCGGCAGCACCAGGATCCCCAAGGTGCCGGAGCTTCTCACGGAGTTATTCGACGGCAAGGAGCTCAACAAGCGGATCAACCCGGACGAGGCCGTCGCGtacggcgccgccgtccagggtAGCATCAttagcggcgagggcggcgccgaCCAACAGGGCCAAGACGACCAGCAACGGCTCCTGGCGCGCCCCACCGCCGTCTTGGACTCGGCTGTATGCGCCTGGACGCGGTGGCGCAGCGTGCCGGGGCCGGCGCCAGTGGCCTCTGCAAGGTGGTCTCTACGGCTCGTGCTCTACCGCGATGCAACCACGGGGGAGCCCACCGTCGTCAACAT TGATAGTCTTGGGGGGAAAATGTAG
- the LOC120671130 gene encoding ribosome-associated molecular chaperone SSB1-like isoform X6: protein MAGRSHLGQPRPCRCSVRSAAPRAPAAAALLDSTGGASDLFKKTLGPVKKAIADAKLKKTDIDEIGLSGGSTRIPKVPELLTELFDGKELNKRINPDEAVAYGAAVQGSIISGEGGADQQGQDDQQRLLARPTAVLDSAVCAWTRWRSVPGPAPVASARWSLRLVLYRDATTGEPTVVNMY, encoded by the exons ATGGCCGGCCGCTCGCACCTCGGGCAGCCGCGGCCGTGTCGCTGCTCGGTTCGGTCGGCCGCGCCTCGGgcccccgcggccgcggcgttgCTCGACTCGACCGGCGGCGCCTCGGACCTCTTCAAGAAGACGCTCGGACCCGTCAAGAAGGCCATCGCGGACGCCAAGCTCAAGAAGACCGACATCGACGAGATCGGGCTCAGCGGCGGCAGCACCAGGATCCCCAAGGTGCCGGAGCTTCTCACGGAGTTATTCGACGGCAAGGAGCTCAACAAGCGGATCAACCCGGACGAGGCCGTCGCGtacggcgccgccgtccagggtAGCATCAttagcggcgagggcggcgccgaCCAACAGGGCCAAGACGACCAGCAACGGCTCCTGGCGCGCCCCACCGCCGTCTTGGACTCGGCTGTATGCGCCTGGACGCGGTGGCGCAGCGTGCCGGGGCCGGCGCCAGTGGCCTCTGCAAGGTGGTCTCTACGGCTCGTGCTCTACCGCGATGCAACCACGGGGGAGCCCACCGTCGTCAACATGTAT TGA
- the LOC120671130 gene encoding uncharacterized protein LOC120671130 isoform X2, translating to MAGRSHLGQPRPCRCSVRSAAPRAPAAAALLDSTGGASDLFKKTLGPVKKAIADAKLKKTDIDEIGLSGGSTRIPKVPELLTELFDGKELNKRINPDEAVAYGAAVQGSIISGEGGADQQGQDDQQRLLARPTAVLDSAVCAWTRWRSVPGPAPVASARWSLRLVLYRDATTGEPTVVNMYCSSSVGDVEHFSSIFVDVYEDQCFFAKYVHVNINILMCSYILNIILVICKKKCASVMIGSSICFHTKYIILFLTMWFL from the exons ATGGCCGGCCGCTCGCACCTCGGGCAGCCGCGGCCGTGTCGCTGCTCGGTTCGGTCGGCCGCGCCTCGGgcccccgcggccgcggcgttgCTCGACTCGACCGGCGGCGCCTCGGACCTCTTCAAGAAGACGCTCGGACCCGTCAAGAAGGCCATCGCGGACGCCAAGCTCAAGAAGACCGACATCGACGAGATCGGGCTCAGCGGCGGCAGCACCAGGATCCCCAAGGTGCCGGAGCTTCTCACGGAGTTATTCGACGGCAAGGAGCTCAACAAGCGGATCAACCCGGACGAGGCCGTCGCGtacggcgccgccgtccagggtAGCATCAttagcggcgagggcggcgccgaCCAACAGGGCCAAGACGACCAGCAACGGCTCCTGGCGCGCCCCACCGCCGTCTTGGACTCGGCTGTATGCGCCTGGACGCGGTGGCGCAGCGTGCCGGGGCCGGCGCCAGTGGCCTCTGCAAGGTGGTCTCTACGGCTCGTGCTCTACCGCGATGCAACCACGGGGGAGCCCACCGTCGTCAACATGTAT TGTTCATCTTCCGTTGGTGATGTTGAGCATTTTTCTTCAATCTTTGTTGATGTATACGAAGACCAGTGCTTCTTTGC AAAATATGTGCACGTCAATATAAACATCCTCATGTGCTCATATATACTAAATATAATTCTTgtgatttgcaaaaaaaaatgtgcatcTGTTATGATTGGGTCATCAATTTGTTTCCATACTAAATATATAATACTATTTCTTACTATGTGGTTTCTATAG
- the LOC120671130 gene encoding uncharacterized protein LOC120671130 isoform X1: MAGRSHLGQPRPCRCSVRSAAPRAPAAAALLDSTGGASDLFKKTLGPVKKAIADAKLKKTDIDEIGLSGGSTRIPKVPELLTELFDGKELNKRINPDEAVAYGAAVQGSIISGEGGADQQGQDDQQRLLARPTAVLDSAVCAWTRWRSVPGPAPVASARWSLRLVLYRDATTGEPTVVNIVHLPLVMLSIFLQSLLMYTKTSASLQRLVHFCFEKKLRTKICARQYKHPHVLIYTKYNSCDLQKKMCICYDWVINLFPY; encoded by the exons ATGGCCGGCCGCTCGCACCTCGGGCAGCCGCGGCCGTGTCGCTGCTCGGTTCGGTCGGCCGCGCCTCGGgcccccgcggccgcggcgttgCTCGACTCGACCGGCGGCGCCTCGGACCTCTTCAAGAAGACGCTCGGACCCGTCAAGAAGGCCATCGCGGACGCCAAGCTCAAGAAGACCGACATCGACGAGATCGGGCTCAGCGGCGGCAGCACCAGGATCCCCAAGGTGCCGGAGCTTCTCACGGAGTTATTCGACGGCAAGGAGCTCAACAAGCGGATCAACCCGGACGAGGCCGTCGCGtacggcgccgccgtccagggtAGCATCAttagcggcgagggcggcgccgaCCAACAGGGCCAAGACGACCAGCAACGGCTCCTGGCGCGCCCCACCGCCGTCTTGGACTCGGCTGTATGCGCCTGGACGCGGTGGCGCAGCGTGCCGGGGCCGGCGCCAGTGGCCTCTGCAAGGTGGTCTCTACGGCTCGTGCTCTACCGCGATGCAACCACGGGGGAGCCCACCGTCGTCAACAT TGTTCATCTTCCGTTGGTGATGTTGAGCATTTTTCTTCAATCTTTGTTGATGTATACGAAGACCAGTGCTTCTTTGCAAAGATTAGTGCATTTCTGTTTCGAAAAAAAACTACGCACAAAAATATGTGCACGTCAATATAAACATCCTCATGTGCTCATATATACTAAATATAATTCTTgtgatttgcaaaaaaaaatgtgcatcTGTTATGATTGGGTCATCAATTTGTTTCCATACTAA
- the LOC120671130 gene encoding heat shock 70 kDa protein 2-like isoform X4, with amino-acid sequence MAGRSHLGQPRPCRCSVRSAAPRAPAAAALLDSTGGASDLFKKTLGPVKKAIADAKLKKTDIDEIGLSGGSTRIPKVPELLTELFDGKELNKRINPDEAVAYGAAVQGSIISGEGGADQQGQDDQQRLLARPTAVLDSAVCAWTRWRSVPGPAPVASARWSLRLVLYRDATTGEPTVVNIVHLPLVMLSIFLQSLLMYTKTSASLQNMCTSI; translated from the exons ATGGCCGGCCGCTCGCACCTCGGGCAGCCGCGGCCGTGTCGCTGCTCGGTTCGGTCGGCCGCGCCTCGGgcccccgcggccgcggcgttgCTCGACTCGACCGGCGGCGCCTCGGACCTCTTCAAGAAGACGCTCGGACCCGTCAAGAAGGCCATCGCGGACGCCAAGCTCAAGAAGACCGACATCGACGAGATCGGGCTCAGCGGCGGCAGCACCAGGATCCCCAAGGTGCCGGAGCTTCTCACGGAGTTATTCGACGGCAAGGAGCTCAACAAGCGGATCAACCCGGACGAGGCCGTCGCGtacggcgccgccgtccagggtAGCATCAttagcggcgagggcggcgccgaCCAACAGGGCCAAGACGACCAGCAACGGCTCCTGGCGCGCCCCACCGCCGTCTTGGACTCGGCTGTATGCGCCTGGACGCGGTGGCGCAGCGTGCCGGGGCCGGCGCCAGTGGCCTCTGCAAGGTGGTCTCTACGGCTCGTGCTCTACCGCGATGCAACCACGGGGGAGCCCACCGTCGTCAACAT TGTTCATCTTCCGTTGGTGATGTTGAGCATTTTTCTTCAATCTTTGTTGATGTATACGAAGACCAGTGCTTCTTTGC AAAATATGTGCACGTCAATATAA
- the LOC120671130 gene encoding chaperone protein HscA homolog isoform X3 — protein MAGRSHLGQPRPCRCSVRSAAPRAPAAAALLDSTGGASDLFKKTLGPVKKAIADAKLKKTDIDEIGLSGGSTRIPKVPELLTELFDGKELNKRINPDEAVAYGAAVQGSIISGEGGADQQGQDDQQRLLARPTAVLDSAVCAWTRWRSVPGPAPVASARWSLRLVLYRDATTGEPTVVNMYCSSSVGDVEHFSSIFVDVYEDQCFFAKISAFLFRKKTTHKNMCTSI, from the exons ATGGCCGGCCGCTCGCACCTCGGGCAGCCGCGGCCGTGTCGCTGCTCGGTTCGGTCGGCCGCGCCTCGGgcccccgcggccgcggcgttgCTCGACTCGACCGGCGGCGCCTCGGACCTCTTCAAGAAGACGCTCGGACCCGTCAAGAAGGCCATCGCGGACGCCAAGCTCAAGAAGACCGACATCGACGAGATCGGGCTCAGCGGCGGCAGCACCAGGATCCCCAAGGTGCCGGAGCTTCTCACGGAGTTATTCGACGGCAAGGAGCTCAACAAGCGGATCAACCCGGACGAGGCCGTCGCGtacggcgccgccgtccagggtAGCATCAttagcggcgagggcggcgccgaCCAACAGGGCCAAGACGACCAGCAACGGCTCCTGGCGCGCCCCACCGCCGTCTTGGACTCGGCTGTATGCGCCTGGACGCGGTGGCGCAGCGTGCCGGGGCCGGCGCCAGTGGCCTCTGCAAGGTGGTCTCTACGGCTCGTGCTCTACCGCGATGCAACCACGGGGGAGCCCACCGTCGTCAACATGTAT TGTTCATCTTCCGTTGGTGATGTTGAGCATTTTTCTTCAATCTTTGTTGATGTATACGAAGACCAGTGCTTCTTTGCAAAGATTAGTGCATTTCTGTTTCGAAAAAAAACTACGCACAAAAATATGTGCACGTCAATATAA
- the LOC120669270 gene encoding proline-rich receptor-like protein kinase PERK2, with the protein MDDGMGQNDGRNGDRSNWDLHDFLNFACGDPLTPPPPTTDDPFAVYPPLPPPAANMPPPRCVISGSRRKERTVTRSWDLNDGAPPPDAWMWRKYGQKGFKGSPHVRSYYKCSTDKQCRARKHVERCTDDSRYLVVSYTGEHTHPAPLIRNIVTRNPRVVVNPAPPPPPVTNITVEAAAPAPSVTASLTPTAPALAPPTPFPKIPAAVEGPPQAPALPAFAAAASVSPTLKISAVEETRKAPAPPAIAASASLSPTTPLRSPPAVTMMIIHADMTPKEDSVLFAKRDDDKPQDGVPLPMPEELAPVHHGAPGGGGNYNMMFPATYGYEPAAGSSSSSGDGSTRTAPPVSAPIGNLVDETFYQLEPCLWCWP; encoded by the exons ATGGACGACGGTATGGGTCAGAACGACGGCCGCAACGGTGACAGAAGCAACTGGGACCTGCACGACTTCCTGAACTTCGCCTGCGGTGACCCCttgacgccgccaccgccgaccaCCGACGACCCCTTCGCGGTGTACCCGCCGCTACCACCGCCGGCCGC AAATATGCCTCCTCCCCGCTGCGTCATTTCTGGCAGCAGGAGGAAAGAACGGACAGTGACAAGGTCGTGGGACCTGAACGACGGCGCGCCGCCCCCGGACGCGTGGATGTGGCGCAAGTACGGGCAGAAAGGGTTCAAGGGGTCCCCGCACGTGCGCAGCTACTACAAGTGCAGCACCGACAAGCAGTGCAGGGCACGCAAGCACGTGGAGCGCTGCACCGACGACTCGAGGTACCTGGTCGTCTCCTACACCGGCGAGCACACCCACCCCGCGCCGCTCATCCGCAACATCGTCACCCGTAACCCCCGCGTCGTCGTGaatccggcgccgcctccgccaccggtcACCAACATCACCGTCGAGGCTGCTGCTCCGGCGCCGTCGGTGACGGCCTCGCTGACGCCCACCGCGCCGGCGTTGGCGCCACCGACACCGTTCCCCAAGATCCCGGCTGCCGTGGAGGGCCCGCCACAGGCTCCGGCCCTGCCGGCGTTCGCCGCAGCGGCCTCGGTGTCGCCGACGCTCAAGATCTCCGCCGTCGAGGAAACGCGGAAAGCTCCTGCTCCGCCGGCGATTGCGGCCTCGGCCTCGCTGTCGCCAACGACGCCGCtgcgctcgccgcccgccgtcacGATGATGATCATACACGCGGACATGACCCCGAAGGAGGACTCGGTGCTGTTCGCCAAGCGGGACGACGACAAGCCCCAAGACGGCGTTCCGCTCCCCATGCCCGAGGAGCTAGCACCGGTCCACCACGGCgcaccaggcggcggcggcaactaCAACATGATGTTCCCGGCGACCTATGGCTATGAGcccgcagcaggcagcagcagcagcagcggagaTGGCAGCACGAGGACGGCCCCACCAGTCTCGGCTCCGATCGGGAACCTCGTCGACGAGACGTTCTATCAGCTGGAACCATGCCTCTGGTGCTGGCCGTGA